The genomic region GATCGTGGGATTGGAGATCGATCCCGAACTCGTGGCGTTGGCGAACGGGAATACCGCCCGGAACGGATTGGAATCCCGCGTGCGATTTCTGCCGGGCGACGTGTGCGATCCGCCGCGCGGCGTTCGCACGGGCTTCGATCACGTCTTCGCCAATCCGCCGTTCCACGATCCCCGAAGCGACGCCTCGCCGGTCGCCGAGCGCGCGCGGGCCAAGCGCGACGCGGGACAATTGGCAACATGGCTCGCGATGGGCCTAAAGCGCACGGCCTCCAACGGCACCTTCACGCTCATCCTGCGCGCGGACCGTCTCGGCGAGGCGCTCGCGGCGTTGCCCGCGACGGGCGTCACCGTCTTCCCGCTGTGGCCGAAGGCAGACCGGCCCGCGAAACGCATCCTCATCCAGACGCGCAAATCCGCGCGCGCGCCGCTGGCGGTCCTGCCGGGTCTGGTGCTGCATCGACGCGACGGCGGCTACACGCCGGGCGCCGATGCCGTTCTTCACGGCGCGCCGCTGAGCCTTGTTCCGCCGCGGCCCCGCCTATAGGGTCCGGCCCGTTTCGGAAGGCGAGACTCGTGGCCAAAGCCCTCACATTCCAGGATCTGATCCTGACGCTCCAGAATTACTGGGCGGGGCAGGGCTGCGTGATCCTGCAGCCTTAC from Candidatus Binataceae bacterium harbors:
- a CDS encoding methyltransferase, with the translated sequence MLAAAVPAKAKDTVLELGAGAGVASLCLAARVPGCTIVGLEIDPELVALANGNTARNGLESRVRFLPGDVCDPPRGVRTGFDHVFANPPFHDPRSDASPVAERARAKRDAGQLATWLAMGLKRTASNGTFTLILRADRLGEALAALPATGVTVFPLWPKADRPAKRILIQTRKSARAPLAVLPGLVLHRRDGGYTPGADAVLHGAPLSLVPPRPRL